The following are encoded in a window of Bos indicus isolate NIAB-ARS_2022 breed Sahiwal x Tharparkar chromosome 7, NIAB-ARS_B.indTharparkar_mat_pri_1.0, whole genome shotgun sequence genomic DNA:
- the FDX2 gene encoding ferredoxin-2, mitochondrial isoform X6: MPVMAASVAWGGVNAGFLLRAARGAWWSRPGGFWGSGEAAAPAIARKFRATGSRPAGEEEAGGPERPGDVVNVVFVDRSGQRIPVSGRVGDNVLHLAQRHGLDLEGACEASLACSTCHVYVSEDHLDLLPPPDEREDDMLDMAPLLQENSRLGCQIVLTPELEGAEFTLPKITRNFYVDGHVPKPH, encoded by the exons ATGCCTGTCATGGCCGCCTCCGTGGCCTGGGGAGGTGTGAATGCTGGGTTCCTGCTGCGGGCTGCCAGGGGTGCCTGGTGGAGCCGTCCTGGAGGCTTTTGGGGGTCCGGGGAGGCGGCGGCGCCAGCGATAGCCAGGAAATTCCGGGCGACAG GCTCGCGCCCGGCGGGGGAGGAAGAAGCCGGCGGCCCCGAGCGGCCCGGGGACGT GGTGAACGTGGTGTTCGTAGACCGGTCAGGCCAACGGATTCCGGTGAGCGGCAGAGTCGGGGACAATGTTCTCCACCTGGCCCAGCGCCATGGGTTGGATCTGGAAG GGGCCTGCGAAGCGTCCTTGGCGTGCTCCACCTGCCACGTGTATGTGAGTGAGGACCACCTGGACCTTCTGCCGCCTCCTGATGAGAG GGAGGACGACATGCTGGATATGGCCCCTCTCCTCCAAGAGAACTCCCGGCTGGGCTGCCAGATCGTGCTGACGCCTGAGCTGGAAGGGGCCGAATTCACCCTGCCCAAGATCACCAGGAACTTCTATGTGGATGGCCACGTCCCCAAGCCCCACTGA
- the FDX2 gene encoding ferredoxin-2, mitochondrial isoform X7 — protein MPVMAASVAWGGVNAGFLLRAARGAWWSRPGGFWGSGEAAAPAIARKFRATGSRPAGEEEAGGPERPGDVVNVVFVDRSGQRIPVRKLSPRLSRPGPRSRACEASLACSTCHVYVSEDHLDLLPPPDEREDDMLDMAPLLQENSRLGCQIVLTPELEGAEFTLPKITRNFYVDGHVPKPH, from the exons ATGCCTGTCATGGCCGCCTCCGTGGCCTGGGGAGGTGTGAATGCTGGGTTCCTGCTGCGGGCTGCCAGGGGTGCCTGGTGGAGCCGTCCTGGAGGCTTTTGGGGGTCCGGGGAGGCGGCGGCGCCAGCGATAGCCAGGAAATTCCGGGCGACAG GCTCGCGCCCGGCGGGGGAGGAAGAAGCCGGCGGCCCCGAGCGGCCCGGGGACGT GGTGAACGTGGTGTTCGTAGACCGGTCAGGCCAACGGATTCCG gtgaggaaactgagccccagGTTGAGCAGACCTGGTCCAAGGTCAA GGGCCTGCGAAGCGTCCTTGGCGTGCTCCACCTGCCACGTGTATGTGAGTGAGGACCACCTGGACCTTCTGCCGCCTCCTGATGAGAG GGAGGACGACATGCTGGATATGGCCCCTCTCCTCCAAGAGAACTCCCGGCTGGGCTGCCAGATCGTGCTGACGCCTGAGCTGGAAGGGGCCGAATTCACCCTGCCCAAGATCACCAGGAACTTCTATGTGGATGGCCACGTCCCCAAGCCCCACTGA
- the FDX2 gene encoding ferredoxin-2, mitochondrial isoform X5, which produces MPVMAASVAWGGVNAGFLLRAARGAWWSRPGGFWGSGEAAAPAIARKFRATGSRPAGEEEAGGPERPGDVVNVVFVDRSGQRIPVSGRVGDNVLHLAQRHGLDLEGEETEPQVEQTWSKVNYENRLEEDIIRKPSAQSEAWERVRGKQETLDSVPFTPLFPDPFSCCSTRCRGPAKRPWRAPPATCM; this is translated from the exons ATGCCTGTCATGGCCGCCTCCGTGGCCTGGGGAGGTGTGAATGCTGGGTTCCTGCTGCGGGCTGCCAGGGGTGCCTGGTGGAGCCGTCCTGGAGGCTTTTGGGGGTCCGGGGAGGCGGCGGCGCCAGCGATAGCCAGGAAATTCCGGGCGACAG GCTCGCGCCCGGCGGGGGAGGAAGAAGCCGGCGGCCCCGAGCGGCCCGGGGACGT GGTGAACGTGGTGTTCGTAGACCGGTCAGGCCAACGGATTCCGGTGAGCGGCAGAGTCGGGGACAATGTTCTCCACCTGGCCCAGCGCCATGGGTTGGATCTGGAAG gtgaggaaactgagccccagGTTGAGCAGACCTGGTCCAAGGTCAA CTATGAAAACCGTTTGGAAGAGGACATTATCCGGAAGCCCAGCGCTCAGTCAGAAGCCTGGGAACGTGTCCGGGGCAAGCAGGAAACCCTCGACTCTGTACCATTCACCCCTTTATTTCctgaccccttctcctgctgcagcACTAGATGCCGA GGGCCTGCGAAGCGTCCTTGGCGTGCTCCACCTGCCACGTGTATGTGA
- the FDX2 gene encoding ferredoxin-2, mitochondrial isoform X9, producing MPVMAASVAWGGVNAGFLLRAARGAWWSRPGGFWGSGEAAAPAIARKFRATGSRPAGEEEAGGPERPGDVVNVVFVDRSGQRIPVRKLSPRLSRPGPRSTMKTVWKRTLSGSPALSQKPGNVSGASRKPSTLYHSPLYFLTPSPAAALDAEGLRSVLGVLHLPRVCE from the exons ATGCCTGTCATGGCCGCCTCCGTGGCCTGGGGAGGTGTGAATGCTGGGTTCCTGCTGCGGGCTGCCAGGGGTGCCTGGTGGAGCCGTCCTGGAGGCTTTTGGGGGTCCGGGGAGGCGGCGGCGCCAGCGATAGCCAGGAAATTCCGGGCGACAG GCTCGCGCCCGGCGGGGGAGGAAGAAGCCGGCGGCCCCGAGCGGCCCGGGGACGT GGTGAACGTGGTGTTCGTAGACCGGTCAGGCCAACGGATTCCG gtgaggaaactgagccccagGTTGAGCAGACCTGGTCCAAGGTCAA CTATGAAAACCGTTTGGAAGAGGACATTATCCGGAAGCCCAGCGCTCAGTCAGAAGCCTGGGAACGTGTCCGGGGCAAGCAGGAAACCCTCGACTCTGTACCATTCACCCCTTTATTTCctgaccccttctcctgctgcagcACTAGATGCCGA GGGCCTGCGAAGCGTCCTTGGCGTGCTCCACCTGCCACGTGTATGTGAGTGA
- the FDX2 gene encoding ferredoxin-2, mitochondrial isoform X3 — protein sequence MCLGGMSGIALQVLAHPSLRTALPVWQPPLDAPPCRAATPKKKKKGASIRVITGQWLLNAPRRMLSPWSRDACHGRLRGLGRCECWVPAAGCQGCLVEPSWRLLGVRGGGGASDSQEIPGDRLAPGGGGRSRRPRAARGRGERGVRRPVRPTDSGACEASLACSTCHVYVSEDHLDLLPPPDEREDDMLDMAPLLQENSRLGCQIVLTPELEGAEFTLPKITRNFYVDGHVPKPH from the exons ATGTGCCTGGGTGGGATGTCGGGGATAGCCCTGCAGGTCTTGGCTCATCCGAGCCTGCGCACTGCGCTCCCAGTTTGGCAGCCTCCCCTGGACGCGCCTCCATGCCGTGCAGcgacgccaaaaaaaaaaaaaaaaggcgctTCTATTCGGGTAATTACAGGGCAGTGGCTTCTAAACGCACCAAGGCGCATGCTTAGTCCCTGGTCACGTGATGCCTGTCATGGCCGCCTCCGTGGCCTGGGGAGGTGTGAATGCTGGGTTCCTGCTGCGGGCTGCCAGGGGTGCCTGGTGGAGCCGTCCTGGAGGCTTTTGGGGGTCCGGGGAGGCGGCGGCGCCAGCGATAGCCAGGAAATTCCGGGCGACAG GCTCGCGCCCGGCGGGGGAGGAAGAAGCCGGCGGCCCCGAGCGGCCCGGGGACGT GGTGAACGTGGTGTTCGTAGACCGGTCAGGCCAACGGATTCCG GGGCCTGCGAAGCGTCCTTGGCGTGCTCCACCTGCCACGTGTATGTGAGTGAGGACCACCTGGACCTTCTGCCGCCTCCTGATGAGAG GGAGGACGACATGCTGGATATGGCCCCTCTCCTCCAAGAGAACTCCCGGCTGGGCTGCCAGATCGTGCTGACGCCTGAGCTGGAAGGGGCCGAATTCACCCTGCCCAAGATCACCAGGAACTTCTATGTGGATGGCCACGTCCCCAAGCCCCACTGA
- the FDX2 gene encoding ferredoxin-2, mitochondrial isoform X1: MCLGGMSGIALQVLAHPSLRTALPVWQPPLDAPPCRAATPKKKKKGASIRVITGQWLLNAPRRMLSPWSRDACHGRLRGLGRCECWVPAAGCQGCLVEPSWRLLGVRGGGGASDSQEIPGDRLAPGGGGRSRRPRAARGRGERGVRRPVRPTDSGERQSRGQCSPPGPAPWVGSGSHTDLLAVPQIAKFMPASGPSHLVFHRKCFPTRPSGSSSFRPCCEETEPQVEQTWSKVNYENRLEEDIIRKPSAQSEAWERVRGKQETLDSVPFTPLFPDPFSCCSTRCRGPAKRPWRAPPATCM, encoded by the exons ATGTGCCTGGGTGGGATGTCGGGGATAGCCCTGCAGGTCTTGGCTCATCCGAGCCTGCGCACTGCGCTCCCAGTTTGGCAGCCTCCCCTGGACGCGCCTCCATGCCGTGCAGcgacgccaaaaaaaaaaaaaaaaggcgctTCTATTCGGGTAATTACAGGGCAGTGGCTTCTAAACGCACCAAGGCGCATGCTTAGTCCCTGGTCACGTGATGCCTGTCATGGCCGCCTCCGTGGCCTGGGGAGGTGTGAATGCTGGGTTCCTGCTGCGGGCTGCCAGGGGTGCCTGGTGGAGCCGTCCTGGAGGCTTTTGGGGGTCCGGGGAGGCGGCGGCGCCAGCGATAGCCAGGAAATTCCGGGCGACAG GCTCGCGCCCGGCGGGGGAGGAAGAAGCCGGCGGCCCCGAGCGGCCCGGGGACGT GGTGAACGTGGTGTTCGTAGACCGGTCAGGCCAACGGATTCCGGTGAGCGGCAGAGTCGGGGACAATGTTCTCCACCTGGCCCAGCGCCATGGGTTGGATCTGGAAG CCACACTGACTTGCTTGCTGTTCCTCAAATAGCCAAGTTCatgcctgcctcagggccttcgcATTTGGTGTTCCATCGAAAGTGCTTTCCCACCAGACCTTCTGGCTCCTCATCCTTCAGGCCTTGCT gtgaggaaactgagccccagGTTGAGCAGACCTGGTCCAAGGTCAA CTATGAAAACCGTTTGGAAGAGGACATTATCCGGAAGCCCAGCGCTCAGTCAGAAGCCTGGGAACGTGTCCGGGGCAAGCAGGAAACCCTCGACTCTGTACCATTCACCCCTTTATTTCctgaccccttctcctgctgcagcACTAGATGCCGA GGGCCTGCGAAGCGTCCTTGGCGTGCTCCACCTGCCACGTGTATGTGA
- the FDX2 gene encoding ferredoxin-2, mitochondrial isoform X8, with protein sequence MPVMAASVAWGGVNAGFLLRAARGAWWSRPGGFWGSGEAAAPAIARKFRATGSRPAGEEEAGGPERPGDVVNVVFVDRSGQRIPVSGRVGDNVLHLAQRHGLDLEAMKTVWKRTLSGSPALSQKPGNVSGASRKPSTLYHSPLYFLTPSPAAALDAEGLRSVLGVLHLPRVCE encoded by the exons ATGCCTGTCATGGCCGCCTCCGTGGCCTGGGGAGGTGTGAATGCTGGGTTCCTGCTGCGGGCTGCCAGGGGTGCCTGGTGGAGCCGTCCTGGAGGCTTTTGGGGGTCCGGGGAGGCGGCGGCGCCAGCGATAGCCAGGAAATTCCGGGCGACAG GCTCGCGCCCGGCGGGGGAGGAAGAAGCCGGCGGCCCCGAGCGGCCCGGGGACGT GGTGAACGTGGTGTTCGTAGACCGGTCAGGCCAACGGATTCCGGTGAGCGGCAGAGTCGGGGACAATGTTCTCCACCTGGCCCAGCGCCATGGGTTGGATCTGGAAG CTATGAAAACCGTTTGGAAGAGGACATTATCCGGAAGCCCAGCGCTCAGTCAGAAGCCTGGGAACGTGTCCGGGGCAAGCAGGAAACCCTCGACTCTGTACCATTCACCCCTTTATTTCctgaccccttctcctgctgcagcACTAGATGCCGA GGGCCTGCGAAGCGTCCTTGGCGTGCTCCACCTGCCACGTGTATGTGAGTGA
- the FDX2 gene encoding ferredoxin-2, mitochondrial isoform X2: MCLGGMSGIALQVLAHPSLRTALPVWQPPLDAPPCRAATPKKKKKGASIRVITGQWLLNAPRRMLSPWSRDACHGRLRGLGRCECWVPAAGCQGCLVEPSWRLLGVRGGGGASDSQEIPGDRLAPGGGGRSRRPRAARGRGERGVRRPVRPTDSGERQSRGQCSPPGPAPWVGSGSHTDLLAVPQIAKFMPASGPSHLVFHRKCFPTRPSGSSSFRPCWACEASLACSTCHVYVSEDHLDLLPPPDEREDDMLDMAPLLQENSRLGCQIVLTPELEGAEFTLPKITRNFYVDGHVPKPH; the protein is encoded by the exons ATGTGCCTGGGTGGGATGTCGGGGATAGCCCTGCAGGTCTTGGCTCATCCGAGCCTGCGCACTGCGCTCCCAGTTTGGCAGCCTCCCCTGGACGCGCCTCCATGCCGTGCAGcgacgccaaaaaaaaaaaaaaaaggcgctTCTATTCGGGTAATTACAGGGCAGTGGCTTCTAAACGCACCAAGGCGCATGCTTAGTCCCTGGTCACGTGATGCCTGTCATGGCCGCCTCCGTGGCCTGGGGAGGTGTGAATGCTGGGTTCCTGCTGCGGGCTGCCAGGGGTGCCTGGTGGAGCCGTCCTGGAGGCTTTTGGGGGTCCGGGGAGGCGGCGGCGCCAGCGATAGCCAGGAAATTCCGGGCGACAG GCTCGCGCCCGGCGGGGGAGGAAGAAGCCGGCGGCCCCGAGCGGCCCGGGGACGT GGTGAACGTGGTGTTCGTAGACCGGTCAGGCCAACGGATTCCGGTGAGCGGCAGAGTCGGGGACAATGTTCTCCACCTGGCCCAGCGCCATGGGTTGGATCTGGAAG CCACACTGACTTGCTTGCTGTTCCTCAAATAGCCAAGTTCatgcctgcctcagggccttcgcATTTGGTGTTCCATCGAAAGTGCTTTCCCACCAGACCTTCTGGCTCCTCATCCTTCAGGCCTTGCT GGGCCTGCGAAGCGTCCTTGGCGTGCTCCACCTGCCACGTGTATGTGAGTGAGGACCACCTGGACCTTCTGCCGCCTCCTGATGAGAG GGAGGACGACATGCTGGATATGGCCCCTCTCCTCCAAGAGAACTCCCGGCTGGGCTGCCAGATCGTGCTGACGCCTGAGCTGGAAGGGGCCGAATTCACCCTGCCCAAGATCACCAGGAACTTCTATGTGGATGGCCACGTCCCCAAGCCCCACTGA
- the FDX2 gene encoding ferredoxin-2, mitochondrial isoform X4 gives MPVMAASVAWGGVNAGFLLRAARGAWWSRPGGFWGSGEAAAPAIARKFRATGSRPAGEEEAGGPERPGDVVNVVFVDRSGQRIPPFSEWCLPKHGPSPTVPHLPPPGACEASLACSTCHVYVSEDHLDLLPPPDEREDDMLDMAPLLQENSRLGCQIVLTPELEGAEFTLPKITRNFYVDGHVPKPH, from the exons ATGCCTGTCATGGCCGCCTCCGTGGCCTGGGGAGGTGTGAATGCTGGGTTCCTGCTGCGGGCTGCCAGGGGTGCCTGGTGGAGCCGTCCTGGAGGCTTTTGGGGGTCCGGGGAGGCGGCGGCGCCAGCGATAGCCAGGAAATTCCGGGCGACAG GCTCGCGCCCGGCGGGGGAGGAAGAAGCCGGCGGCCCCGAGCGGCCCGGGGACGT GGTGAACGTGGTGTTCGTAGACCGGTCAGGCCAACGGATTCCG cccttcTCTGAATGGTGCTTGCCCAAGCACGGTCCCTCACCAACGGTCCCTCACTTGCCGCCCCCAGGGGCCTGCGAAGCGTCCTTGGCGTGCTCCACCTGCCACGTGTATGTGAGTGAGGACCACCTGGACCTTCTGCCGCCTCCTGATGAGAG GGAGGACGACATGCTGGATATGGCCCCTCTCCTCCAAGAGAACTCCCGGCTGGGCTGCCAGATCGTGCTGACGCCTGAGCTGGAAGGGGCCGAATTCACCCTGCCCAAGATCACCAGGAACTTCTATGTGGATGGCCACGTCCCCAAGCCCCACTGA